The bacterium genome contains a region encoding:
- the frr gene encoding ribosome recycling factor, whose product MDQASVITKFQKVVDSVAQDISGIRTGRATPSLVENIMVPAYGGTQVLRVLETASITAPDTQTLVISPWDKSIIGDIRKGILEANIGMNPSIDGEVIRISFPPLTTEDREKYVKLLSGKLENGKVLIRSVRADEMHEIKKRFEAKEITEDDKKDEETKLQELTDSYVSKIEEMGEKKKQELMTI is encoded by the coding sequence ATGGATCAAGCTTCAGTAATTACAAAATTTCAAAAAGTAGTAGATTCTGTTGCACAAGACATTTCAGGTATTAGAACTGGTAGGGCAACACCTTCATTAGTAGAAAATATTATGGTTCCTGCATATGGTGGGACACAAGTTTTAAGAGTTTTGGAAACTGCATCAATTACAGCTCCAGATACTCAGACTTTAGTTATTTCCCCTTGGGATAAATCAATAATTGGAGATATTAGAAAAGGAATATTGGAGGCCAATATTGGAATGAACCCTTCTATTGATGGAGAAGTAATTAGAATTTCATTTCCTCCACTTACAACAGAGGACAGGGAAAAATATGTAAAGTTGTTGTCAGGAAAACTTGAAAATGGCAAAGTCCTAATTAGGTCTGTTAGAGCAGATGAAATGCACGAAATTAAAAAGAGGTTTGAGGCAAAGGAGATAACAGAAGATGACAAGAAAGACGAAGAAACCAAACTGCAAGAACTAACGGATAGTTATGTTTCTAAAATTGAAGAAATGGGTGAGAAAAAGAAACAAGAACTCATGACAATTTAA